CGCTGGACGATCAGCTCTGGGGCCTGAAGTCCACCCGGTCGGACCTCGCGCGCACCGTGCAGCCCGGCGACAAGCGCGTGAAGGTCGGCATCATCGACACCGGCGTCGACGCCGGTCACCCGGACATCGCGCCGAACTTCGACCGGGCCGACTCGCGCAACTTCACGCGGGACATCGTCGCGGACGTCAACGGCGCCGTGGTGGACGGCCCGTGTGAGTACCGCGGCTGCGTCGACCCCGTGGACCACGACGACAACGGCCACGGCACCCACGTCGCCGGCACGATCGGCGCGGCGGTGAACGGCTTCGGTGTCTCGGGTGTGGCGCCGGGCGTCTCGCTGGTCAACATCCGCGCCGGCCAGGACTCCGGCTTCTTCTTCCTGCAGCCGACCGTCGACGCGCTGACCTACGCCGGCGACGCGGGCATCGACGTGGTCAACATGAGCTTCTACACCGACCCGTGGCTCTACAACTGCCGCGCGAACCCGGCCGACTCGGCGGAGGAGCAGGCCGAGCAGCGCACCGTCATCGAGGCCACCACGCGGGCGCTGAACTACGCTCACCGCAAGGGCGTGTCGATGGTCGTCGCGTTGGGCAACGAACACACGGACCTCGGCGCGCCGCTGCCGGACGCGACCAGTCCGGACTATCCGAGCAGCTCGGCGCACCCGCGCCAGATCGACAACGCTTCGTGCTTCAACCTCCCGACGGAAGGCCCGCACACGATCGGTGTCGGCGCTTTCGGCCCTTCGCAGGCGAAGGCGGACTATTCCAATTACGGGACCGAGCAGATCTCGGTTTCCGCGCCGGGCGGGTATTACCGGGACGGGTTCGGGACGCCTTGGTTCCAGAAGGTGGAGAACGAGATCCTGTCGGCATACCCGCGCAATGTGGCGGTGGCCGAGGGGAACGTCGATGCCACCGGGAACGTGACTCCGGCTGGGGTCGCGGCGGGTGTGCAGAAGGCCGTCGCTCGTGACGGCCGGGTCGGGTACTACCAGTGGCTGCAGGGGACTTCGATGGCCACGCCGCACGCTGCCGGTGTGGCGGCGTTGATCGTTTCGGAGTACGGGAAGAAGTCGGGTTCCGGTTTCGGGATGGACCCGGATGCCGTGCAGCGCGTTCTGGAGGGGACGGCTTCGCCGGTCGCTTGCCCCGTGCCGCGGACGGTGGACTACCTGGACGAGGGCCGGGACGAGTCGTTCACGGCTACTTGTACGGGGAATGCCGCGTTCAACGGGTTTTACGGGCATGGCGCGGTAGATGCTTATGCGGCGGTGACGCGTGGGGCGAACTATGTGAAGTAGTAGTTCTCGGCCGGCGCGCCCCAAAGTGGCGTTGGTTGCGTTGAGCGCACCCAATGTGGCGTTCGGTGCGTTCAACGCACCGAACGCCACATTGGGGCGCGAGGGTTCAGGGCCTCGAACGAGTGGAATTAGCTGGAAATGGTCGCGAGTGGACCGTTGGTGACGGGTGCGGCTCGATCTCTCGGCATTAGTGCGTCAACCTGGGCTGATGCGGCGTGGACGTTGGCATCCGGTGATGGCCGGGCGGAACAGTGACGAGATAGTGGTTCGAGTTGCGGCCCTCGAGGCAACGGGGATGAGTCGGAGCAGCATCTATCGGCGTTGTCTGCCCGGCGGGCCTTGGCGGTGGGTGCTGCCGGGCATCGTGTTGCTGTTGCCGACAGACCCAACGGACGAGCAACGTATCGGTGCGGCCCTCCTGCGTGGTGGGCCGGACGCGATGCTGACAGGTCTCTGGGCCGCCAGGCGGCATGGTCTCCGCATGATGCCGGAGCCGAACGACGTCCATATTCTCGTACCTGATCGCCGCGAGATCACGAGTGCGGGTTTCGCGCTGGTCGAGCGCTCGACCAGGCTTCCGTACCCCGTGATGCTGGGTGGTGTTCCAGCCGCGCCGGCGTACAGGGCCGTGCTTGATGCCGTGCGCAGGATGCGAAACTTCGAATCAGTCCAAGCGTTACTGGCCGAGGCCGTACAGCGGAAACGCTGCAGCTTGATTCAACTGGATCGAGAGCTCAGCCGAGGAAGCCAGCGTGGTTCGGCTATTCCTCGGCGCGCCTTGGCCACGCTCCTCGGTGGGGCGGAATCTGTGGCGGAGGCGGACGCGTGGGAGCTGTGGAAGAGCACCGGACTGCCAGATGCCGAGTGGAACGTCACCGTTTTCGACGAGCAGGGTGGATATGTCGCCAAGCCAGATGCTTGGTGCGACGACATCGCCTTCGCGTGGGAAATCGACTCACGAGCGTGGCATGAGGAGTGGGACGGCTACGCGAACACGCTCGCGCGCAACGCACGCTATGCGGCAGCGGGGATCGTGGTGCTGCAGACGTTGCCAATGCGCCTGCGTACGGAGCCGGACCGCGTGGCCGCCGAACTTCGGGCGGCCTACGCGGCGGCCCGGAGCCGCCCCCGACCACCAGTTCAGCGCCGTCCGTGACCGATCACGTGCCCGGCCCGGCGCGTCCCAATGTGGCGTTGGTTGCGTTGAGCGCACCCAATGTGGCGTTCGGTGCGTTGAGCACACCGAACGCCACATTGGGGTGGTTTGTCGCGGAGCCGAGCGCTGCGGTGGCCGGCCGTTGGTTGCACACTGGCGGCATGCGGATCGGTATCGGAATTCCCAACACGGTGCCCGGCACGAGTGGAGCGGTGGTGCTCGAGTGGGCGCGCCGGGCGGAGCGGCGCGGGTTTGCGTTCGTGTCCACGATCGGGCGCGTGGCGTACCCGTCGCTGGACTCGTTGACGGCGTTGGCCGGGGTGGCGGGGGCGACGAGCCGGATCGGGCTGGTCACCAATGCCGTGCTGGGGCCGACGTATCCGGACGCGGTGCTGGCGAAGGTGGCCGGCACCGTGGCGTCGCTGGCGGAAGGGCGGCTGACGCTCGGGCTCGGTGTGGGGGCGCGGGAGTCGGATTACCTGCCGGTGGAACGGGATTTCGCCGGACGCGGTGCCGCGTTCGATCGGCAGTTGAGCTACCTCAAGCGGGCGTGGCGGGGTGAAGCGGTGGCCGAAGGGGATTTCCCGGGCGAGAAAAGGGCCGTGGTGCCGGAGCCGCCGGGGATTCCGATTCTGATCGGTGGACACAGCAAACGGGCGGTGCGGCGGACGGTCGAGCACGCGGCCGGGTGGACGGGTGCCGGAGGTGGGCCGGCCAGGGCGGAGCCGACGGTGAAGGAGATCCGGGCCGCGTGGGCGAAAGCCGGCCGGGGCGATGAGCCGCGGTTGCTCGGGTTGGCGTACTTCTCGGCGACACAAGCCGAGAACGGCGACGATTACCTGCGTTCCTATTACGCCTACGCCGGAGACCACGCCGACACGATCGCCGACGGGGCTGTGCGGACGCCGGAGAAGATCAGGGCGATCGTGCGGGACTTCGAGGTGGCGGGGCTCAACGAGCTCACGTTCACGCCGACCGTCGCGGATCCGGACGAGGTCGACCGGCTGGCCGACCTCGTCCTCTAGACCGAAAGACCCGAAAGAATTACCGGTTCGAAGCCGACTTCACGAACTTCCCCAGATCCTTCGACTGCTGGATGCGAGTCGGTTCGTGCACGTACATCATGTGCCCGGCCGGGTAGTACGCCGTCTCGATGTTTTCGCGCAGTTCGTCCGGGATCTGCAGGTGGGCGAGTACGTGCTCGGATGCGAAGTACGCCGTGGCGCCGTCGTAGTGGCCGAACGCGACGTGGACCTTCAGGTGCGGGTTGGCGCGCATGGCGGCGCTCACGGAGTCCACAACGGACACGAACCGGCCCTCGAAGTCCTTGTACGACCACGCCTTGAAGACATCGCCGGACAGGATTTCGTACGGCAGGTCGTTCTGGTACCCGAGCTCGGCGCGGATGTAGTGGTTGAAGCCCGCCGAGTAGGCGCCGATGATGCGCGAGATCGACGCGTCGTCGCTCATGTGCTCGCGGCCGCCGTCGACCTCCCACGTGGTGAAGCGGCCGTCCATGCGGCCGACGAGCAGGCCGCGGTCGCGCAGGAGCTCCGTGAAGAAGCGGACGTGCTCGATGCGCAGGTTGACGCGATCCACATAGGACTCTGAAAGGCCCGTCAGTGAAGCCAATGTGGCGACGGTCTCCGCTCGGTCCTGAGTGGACAGCCGCGCGCCGCGGGCCAGAGCCCACGGCAGTTCCTTCGACGCGAAGTCCTCGGCGTCGGCGAGTACGTCGTCGAGGGGACGGTCGCCGTGGAAGCCGTGGTAGTGCGCGATGGCCGCGTAGGTGGGTACGTAGAGCGAGTACGGCAGGTCGTTGCCCTCGTGGAAGCGCAGCGTGCCCATGTCGAGCACGGACGAGATGAGCAGCAGGCCGTTGAGGTACAGGCCGTAGCGGTCCTGCAGGTGCCCGGCCAGCGCGGCCGCGCGCAGCGTGCCGTACGACTCGCCGGCCAGGAACTTCGGCGACAGCCACCGCTCGTTGCGCGAGACCCACAGCCGGATGATCTCGGCGACCGACTCGATGTCGCCCTGGAACCCGGTGTAGTCCTTGGACTCGCCGCCCTCGGTCACGCGCGAGTAGCCCGTGGAGACGGGGTCGATGAACACGAGGTCGCTGTGCTGGAGCAGGGTCTCGGTGTTGTCCTCGATGCCGTACGGCGGCGCGACCAGGTCGTCGACGTCACCCGAGAGCACCCGCCGCGGGCCCAGCAGGCCCATGTGCAGCCAGATGCTGGACGAGCCAGGGCCGCCGTTGAATGCGAACGTGACCGGGCGGGTGCCCGGCTCGGCGTCGTCGAGCGTGTAGGAGGTGAGGAAGACCTCGGCCTTGGGCTTGTGGCCCTCCGACTTCCCCTCCTTCAGCACCTCTTGCCGCAGCACCACGCGCCCGGCCTGCGCGGTGTAGGCCAGTTTGCGGCGTTTGACCGTGAGCGTGTGGTGCGTGGTCACGAGGTCGTCGACGGGCTCCGGCGGCTTCTCCGCGGTGGCCGGCTTTTCGGGGGTCTCTTCGGTGGTGTCCGACATGGACCCAACCTAGCCAAACCGGCTGTGGAAAGCTGGCGGAATGCGCTGGCCCGCCACGATTCCCGAGGCCCGCGAGGTCCAGGACGCGCTCCGCGGCCGCGTGGACCTCACCGACGCCTGCCCGGCACCGGCGACGGTGACCGGCCTCGACGTCGCCTACGACCCCGCCGGCACACGCATCGCCGCCGCCGCGGTGACGGTGGCCCTCGACGATCTGCGCGTGGTCGAGGAACGCGTGGTCACGGGCGAGGTCAGTTTCCCCTACGAGCCGGGCCTGTTCGCCTCCGCGAGCTGCCGCCGCTGCTCGACGCCATCGCCGCGCTCACGCACCCGCCGGAGGTGTTCGCCTGCGACGGCCACGGCCTCGCCCACCCGCGGCGCTTCGGGCTCGCGTGCCACCTCGGGGTGCTCACGGGGATCCCGGCGTTCGGCGTCGGCAAAACGCGGCTCGTCGGCACGCACGCGGAGCCCGGCCCGGAACCCGGCGACACCCCGTCGCCGCTGGACGGCGACGAGCAACTCGGTGCCGTCGTGCGCACGCGGCCTGGCGTGAAACCGGTTTACGTCTCCGCGGGCCACCTGATCAGCCTCGACCACGCCTGCCGGCTCACGCTCGCGTTGAGCCCGCGCTACCGCCTGCCCGAGACGACGCGCGCGGCCGACCACCTGTGCCGCGCGGCGCTGGCCGGCCGCTGATGGACACCCTCGCCGAGCTCGACGCGGCGGTCACCGAGTGCCGCGCGTGCCCGCGGCTGGTGGCGTGGCGCGAGAAAGTGGCGGTCACGAAGCGGGCCGCCTACCTCGACGACGAGTACTGGGCCAAGCCCGTACCCGGCTTCGGGCCGGCGGATGCCGCGCTGGCCGTGGTGGGGCTCGCGCCCTCGGCGCACGGCGGCAACCGCACCGGGCGGATGTTCACCGGTGACCCGTCGGGGGATTTCCTGTTCCGCGTGCTGCACGAGCTGGGGCTGGCGTCGCAGCCGACGTCCACCGGCAAGCACGACGGCCTCACCCTCCGCGGCACCCGCCTCGTCTCGCCCGTCCGCTGCGCGCCACCCGAGAACAAACCCACGCCGGCCGAGCGCGACACCTGCCGCCACTGGCTCGCCGACGAGCTGAGGCTCCTGCGCCCGACTTTGAAGGCCGTCGTGGTGCTCGGCTCGTTCGGCTGGCAGGCGCTGCTGCCGGTGCTCGCCGACGCGGGATGGCCGGTGCCGTCGCCGAGGCCGGCGTTCGGGCACGGGACCGTCGTCGAGCTCGGTGACCTACAGCTGCATTGCTGCTACCACGTGTCACCCCGTAATGTCCGGACGGGCCGTGTGACTCACGCGATGGTGTGTGACGTGTTCGCCTCCGCGGCCAGGGCCGGAGGCCTCTTCTGAATCGTTACCGCCTGCATGGCGACGCTGGTCACAGCGGGGCGGGGTACCCGAGCGATACGGCTCGGCAAGTGCGACTATGGAGTCATGGCTGTTAAGTCGGAACCGACTCGGATCCTGATCCTCGGTGGTGGATACGTCGGCCTGTACACCGCGTACGGGCTCCAGAAGATGCTGCGCGCCAACGAGGCCTCCGTGACCGTCGTTGACCCTCAGCCGCACATGACCTACGCGCCCTTCCTGCCCGAGGCGGCGGCCGGCGCGATCGAACCCCGTCACGTGGTGGTGCCCCTGCGCCGCGTGCTCAAGCGCTGCCACGTGCTCACCGCGCGCGTGACGAAGATCGAGAACGACCGCAAGGCCGTCACGGTCGAGGCCGCCGACGGCCACATCGAGACGCTGAACTACGACGTGCTCGTGGTCGCGCTCGGCGCCGTCGCCCGCATCCTGCCGATCCCGGGCCTGGCGGAGCAGGGCATTGCCTTCAAGACCATCGGCGAGGCCATCTACCTGCGCAACCACATCATGACCAAGCTCGACGAGGCGGCCAGCACGCTCGACCCCGAGCTGCGCAAGCGCCTGCTGACCTTCACGGTCGTCGGCGGCGGCTTCGCCGGCATCGAGGCGCTGGCCGAGCTCGAGGACATGACCCGGTTCGCGGTCGAGAACTACTACCCGAACATCAAGCCCGCCGACATCCGCTGGGTGCTCGTCGAGGCCGCCGGGCGGATCCTGCCCGAGGTCCGCGAGACGCTCGGCGTCTACACGGTGCAGCAGCTGGAGAAGCGCGGCATCGAGGTCTACCTGTCGACGGCGGCCAAGTCGTTCGAAAACGGCCACGTCGTGCTCTCGGACGGCACCGAGTTCGACACCGACACGCTCATCTGGACGGCCGGCGTGAAGGCCAACCCGGTGCTCGCCGGCTCCGACCTGCCGCTCGACAAGCGCGGCCGGGTCGAAGCCACCGCCGCGATGCAGGTCGTCGGCCACCCCGAGGTGTGGACGGCGGGCGACAACGCCGCGATCCCCGACCTCTCGCGCACCGAGCAGGACCCGACGGCCACGTGCCCGCCCAACGCGCAGCACGCCGTGCGCCAGGCGACGCTGCTGTCCAAGAACATCATCAAGGTCCTGCGCGGCGGCCAGCCCAAGGACTACTTCCACAAGAACCTCGGTGCGGTCGCCAGCCTCGGCCTGCACAAGGGTGTCGCCGATGCGCTGAACCTGAAGATCAAGGGCTTCCCGGCCTGGCTCTTCCACCGCGCGTATCACCTCAAGGCGATGCCGACGTGGAACCGCAAGATCCGCATTCTGTTCGACTGGATGCTCGGCGGCCTGTTCCGCCGTGAGGTGATCTCGCTCGGGCAGATCAACAACCCGAAGGAAGAGTTCGCCCGGGTTTCGAAGGGCTGAGCCTGTTTTCCGCTGAAGCCGGACCTCCTGCGGGGAGGTCCGGCTTCGGTCGTTTCGCAGGGTTTTACGGGGTGACGAGCCGATAGCGGGCCATCATGCAGTCGTCTTCGTGGTCGAGGATGTGGCAGTGCCAGACGTAGCCCTGGAGCTTCATGTCCATGTGCGGCATCGCGTTTGCGGCCGGGGTGAACGTCGCGTCCGGGTCGAAGCCGAGCTCGTCGGCCGTCGGGAAGTGCACGAGGAAGCGCGTGACGGTGTTCTGCGGGCAGTTCACGG
The sequence above is a segment of the Amycolatopsis sp. 2-15 genome. Coding sequences within it:
- a CDS encoding S8 family serine peptidase, translating into MQRPRLLLAVLAVPLLGVAAFVPVASAGVSGPVTEFTVLARSDVGAAVAAVEAAGGTVVARNDAVGLITASAPAAGFVARVSSSGAVFGAARSKAIGSAPRDGKKVKRDAVEKEGRGKASGAGSGPSGTDPLDDQLWGLKSTRSDLARTVQPGDKRVKVGIIDTGVDAGHPDIAPNFDRADSRNFTRDIVADVNGAVVDGPCEYRGCVDPVDHDDNGHGTHVAGTIGAAVNGFGVSGVAPGVSLVNIRAGQDSGFFFLQPTVDALTYAGDAGIDVVNMSFYTDPWLYNCRANPADSAEEQAEQRTVIEATTRALNYAHRKGVSMVVALGNEHTDLGAPLPDATSPDYPSSSAHPRQIDNASCFNLPTEGPHTIGVGAFGPSQAKADYSNYGTEQISVSAPGGYYRDGFGTPWFQKVENEILSAYPRNVAVAEGNVDATGNVTPAGVAAGVQKAVARDGRVGYYQWLQGTSMATPHAAGVAALIVSEYGKKSGSGFGMDPDAVQRVLEGTASPVACPVPRTVDYLDEGRDESFTATCTGNAAFNGFYGHGAVDAYAAVTRGANYVK
- a CDS encoding LLM class flavin-dependent oxidoreductase encodes the protein MRIGIGIPNTVPGTSGAVVLEWARRAERRGFAFVSTIGRVAYPSLDSLTALAGVAGATSRIGLVTNAVLGPTYPDAVLAKVAGTVASLAEGRLTLGLGVGARESDYLPVERDFAGRGAAFDRQLSYLKRAWRGEAVAEGDFPGEKRAVVPEPPGIPILIGGHSKRAVRRTVEHAAGWTGAGGGPARAEPTVKEIRAAWAKAGRGDEPRLLGLAYFSATQAENGDDYLRSYYAYAGDHADTIADGAVRTPEKIRAIVRDFEVAGLNELTFTPTVADPDEVDRLADLVL
- a CDS encoding S10 family peptidase, whose translation is MSDTTEETPEKPATAEKPPEPVDDLVTTHHTLTVKRRKLAYTAQAGRVVLRQEVLKEGKSEGHKPKAEVFLTSYTLDDAEPGTRPVTFAFNGGPGSSSIWLHMGLLGPRRVLSGDVDDLVAPPYGIEDNTETLLQHSDLVFIDPVSTGYSRVTEGGESKDYTGFQGDIESVAEIIRLWVSRNERWLSPKFLAGESYGTLRAAALAGHLQDRYGLYLNGLLLISSVLDMGTLRFHEGNDLPYSLYVPTYAAIAHYHGFHGDRPLDDVLADAEDFASKELPWALARGARLSTQDRAETVATLASLTGLSESYVDRVNLRIEHVRFFTELLRDRGLLVGRMDGRFTTWEVDGGREHMSDDASISRIIGAYSAGFNHYIRAELGYQNDLPYEILSGDVFKAWSYKDFEGRFVSVVDSVSAAMRANPHLKVHVAFGHYDGATAYFASEHVLAHLQIPDELRENIETAYYPAGHMMYVHEPTRIQQSKDLGKFVKSASNR
- a CDS encoding uracil-DNA glycosylase, with the translated sequence MDTLAELDAAVTECRACPRLVAWREKVAVTKRAAYLDDEYWAKPVPGFGPADAALAVVGLAPSAHGGNRTGRMFTGDPSGDFLFRVLHELGLASQPTSTGKHDGLTLRGTRLVSPVRCAPPENKPTPAERDTCRHWLADELRLLRPTLKAVVVLGSFGWQALLPVLADAGWPVPSPRPAFGHGTVVELGDLQLHCCYHVSPRNVRTGRVTHAMVCDVFASAARAGGLF
- a CDS encoding NAD(P)/FAD-dependent oxidoreductase: MAVKSEPTRILILGGGYVGLYTAYGLQKMLRANEASVTVVDPQPHMTYAPFLPEAAAGAIEPRHVVVPLRRVLKRCHVLTARVTKIENDRKAVTVEAADGHIETLNYDVLVVALGAVARILPIPGLAEQGIAFKTIGEAIYLRNHIMTKLDEAASTLDPELRKRLLTFTVVGGGFAGIEALAELEDMTRFAVENYYPNIKPADIRWVLVEAAGRILPEVRETLGVYTVQQLEKRGIEVYLSTAAKSFENGHVVLSDGTEFDTDTLIWTAGVKANPVLAGSDLPLDKRGRVEATAAMQVVGHPEVWTAGDNAAIPDLSRTEQDPTATCPPNAQHAVRQATLLSKNIIKVLRGGQPKDYFHKNLGAVASLGLHKGVADALNLKIKGFPAWLFHRAYHLKAMPTWNRKIRILFDWMLGGLFRREVISLGQINNPKEEFARVSKG